CCAACTTTAATTGAAGCCATTGATAATTTCACTCTCCCAGAGAAACCATTAAAAAAACCATTAAGAATACCAATTCAAGATTCTTATCAGATTAAAGGAACTGGAGTTGTACCTGTTGGTAGAGTAGAAACTGGAGTACTTAAGAAGAATGACAAGATTATTATTATGCCCACAGGTTTCCAAGGGGAAATTAGAAGCATCGAGATGCACCATGAAGAAATAGATACAGCTGAGCCAGGTGATAATATAGGTATGAGCATCCGTGGGATAAACATAGCAGATGCTAGCCGTGGAGACTGCTTAGGACATCCTGATAATCCTCCTACAGTGATTAACCCAAG
The Candidatus Nealsonbacteria bacterium genome window above contains:
- the tuf gene encoding elongation factor 1-alpha; translation: PTLIEAIDNFTLPEKPLKKPLRIPIQDSYQIKGTGVVPVGRVETGVLKKNDKIIIMPTGFQGEIRSIEMHHEEIDTAEPGDNIGMSIRGINIADASRGDCLGHPDNPPTVINPSGKWTGQIIVIFHPTAIAQGYTPVVHAHTAQVAAKFVSLLKKLDQKTGAVIEDSPKFLKRNEAAIVELSPIKKMCLEKYEDFPEMGRFAVRDMGRTVAVGIVKDLDVGKALEPK